A window of Chloracidobacterium sp. N contains these coding sequences:
- a CDS encoding aldo/keto reductase — translation MSPRIEGHALPAGSPPPPGFKPLGTTGLWCHPLGFGCYRVEEDEPSHEAALRAYLERGGNLIDTSANYTDGGAERTIGRVLRETDRSAVILVTKAGYIQGDNMRLAQSRNFPEVVRYGPGLWHCIHPEFLATQIERSRERMGVATLDVLLLHNPEYFLMACAKRSITTADHEEFYRRIREAFAFLETQVAAGVIRFYGISSNHFPLSADDPTHVSLARCLAQAESVTPNHHFRVVQFPLNLLETGAVTEINNDDLTPLEFCATHGLGTLANRPLNAFARQRLVRLADFIPPGSQMVLDDLSQRLSPLRDHEALLVADFGLPLMSGKGLADWLLQLAPRLDSPLVWEQNAYRLVIAPVQQWLGQLAPPSRQKAAFQSWRERFIELANDALACVAHFAAAQAQPQSDEIRQRLRAFGYADDGQTLSQMAINTLRSLPNLSCVLVGMRQEAYVTDALGVLDLPPVDGVSILRQSATIQLQAAAP, via the coding sequence ATGTCCCCCCGAATCGAAGGTCACGCACTGCCGGCAGGTTCGCCGCCTCCACCTGGCTTCAAGCCACTCGGAACGACAGGACTGTGGTGCCACCCGTTGGGTTTTGGCTGCTATCGCGTGGAGGAAGACGAACCCTCCCATGAAGCCGCACTCCGGGCCTATCTGGAGCGCGGGGGGAATCTGATTGACACCAGTGCCAACTACACGGACGGTGGAGCCGAACGCACAATTGGACGTGTCCTGCGTGAGACCGACCGTTCGGCAGTGATTCTCGTGACCAAGGCCGGTTACATCCAGGGAGACAACATGCGTTTGGCCCAGAGCCGCAACTTTCCCGAAGTCGTCAGGTACGGCCCGGGGCTGTGGCACTGCATCCACCCGGAATTCCTGGCCACCCAAATCGAGCGCAGCCGTGAACGCATGGGTGTGGCCACGCTCGATGTCCTCCTGCTGCACAATCCCGAATACTTCCTGATGGCCTGTGCCAAGCGCAGCATTACGACAGCCGATCACGAGGAATTCTACCGCCGGATTCGGGAAGCCTTTGCTTTTCTCGAAACCCAAGTTGCGGCCGGCGTCATCCGCTTCTACGGCATTTCGTCGAATCACTTTCCTCTGTCGGCTGATGACCCGACACATGTCAGCCTCGCGCGCTGTCTGGCCCAGGCCGAGTCCGTGACGCCCAACCATCACTTCAGGGTCGTTCAGTTTCCCCTCAATCTTCTTGAAACCGGGGCCGTCACGGAAATCAACAACGATGACCTCACGCCCCTGGAATTTTGCGCCACCCACGGGCTGGGCACGCTCGCCAATCGCCCGCTCAATGCCTTTGCCCGGCAACGTCTGGTACGGCTGGCGGACTTCATCCCACCCGGCAGTCAGATGGTGTTGGATGACCTCTCCCAACGGTTGTCGCCACTTCGGGATCACGAGGCGCTTCTGGTAGCTGATTTCGGACTGCCCCTGATGTCCGGGAAGGGGTTGGCCGACTGGCTGCTTCAGCTTGCGCCCCGCCTCGATTCGCCGCTTGTCTGGGAGCAGAATGCCTACCGGTTGGTCATTGCTCCGGTGCAGCAGTGGCTGGGACAGCTTGCGCCGCCTTCCCGTCAGAAAGCCGCTTTCCAAAGCTGGCGCGAGCGTTTCATCGAACTCGCCAATGACGCGCTGGCTTGCGTTGCACACTTTGCTGCCGCCCAGGCCCAGCCGCAGTCGGATGAGATACGGCAGCGGCTCCGCGCGTTTGGCTATGCGGATGACGGCCAAACACTCAGCCAGATGGCCATCAATACCCTGCGCAGCCTGCCCAACCTGAGTTGTGTCCTTGTGGGGATGCGTCAGGAAGCCTATGTCACCGATGCGCTGGGTGTTCTCGATCTGCCCCCGGTGGATGGCGTGTCGATCCTGCGGCAATCGGCGACAATCCAGCTTCAGGCGGCTGCGCCGTGA